Within the Agromyces ramosus genome, the region ACCGGCGGGGTCGCCGGCCACGCCGCCTTCGGATGGACCGGAGGACGCGACGACTCGCTGAAATCCATGCTCGTCGACCACGAGGTATCCGGTGTCACCGCAGCATGCGCTCTGATCCGCCGTGACCTCTACTTCGAGGTGGGGGGCTTCACGTTGTCATTGCCGGGCAATTACAACGATGTCGATCTCAACATGAAGGTGCGCGCGACGGGCCGAAGTGCGGTGTTCTCGCCGTGGGCGCGCCTCTACCATTTCGAGTCGAAGACGCGGGACCCGAAGATCCTCGCCTCAGATCTCGACACGCTCCAGGCGCGCTGGAGTCGACGCATGCAGGTGGAGCTGTACTCCCGCATGCTCTGAGGCGGTGCCCGGGCAGCGTCCGGACAGTGGCTCAGGGGGTGTCGAGGACACCAGCGCCCGCGGCATCCGCGAGCGCGTCGCGCCAGCTGCGCATGGGAGTCAGGCCGGCCGCGGTCCAGGCACCATGGCCGAGCACCGAGTACGACGGGCGCGGCGCCGGGCGCACGAAGCCGGAGCTGTCGACGGGTGTGATGCGGTCCGCATCGAGCCCCGCCACGTCGAGCACCGCTCGTGCGAACTCGAACCAGCTCGCCTGACCCGAATTGGTGCCATGGTAGATGCCCGCAGGCACATCCGCGTCGAGCATCGAGACGATCCTCGCCGCGAGATCGGCAGTCCACGTGGGCTGGCCGACCTGGTCGTCGACGACCCCCCACGTCTCCTTCGACGCGGCGAGCTTGAGCATGGTCTTGGCGAAGCTCGGCCCGTGCGCCCCGTACAGCCACGCGGTGCGGACGACGAACGTCGCACCGGGGTTCCGCTCGAGCGCGAGCCGCTCGCCGGCCGCCTTCGTGCGTCCGTACGCTGAGATCGGATCATGCGGTGCGTCCTCGGGATACGGCGAGCTCGCCGAACCGTCGAACACGTAGTCGGTCGACAGCTGTACGAGCTTCGCGCCGACGGACGCAGCCGCCGTCGCGAGGTTGGCCGCTCCGGTCGCATTGACGGCATACGCGGCGTCTTCGTGCGTCTCGGCGTCGTCGACCTTCGTGTACGCGGCGCAGTTGACCACCACGTCATGGCCACGGACCGCGCCGACGACCGCATCGAGATCGGTGATGTCGAGGTCGGCCCGTCCGAGGGCCGTGACCTGCCGACCGCCCAGGGCGGCCTGGACGTCGCGACCGAGCATCCCGGATGCGCCCGTGATGAGGTAGCGCATCTACTGGCCCTGGGCCTTGTAGCGCGCCTCGGTGGCGTCCTTCTGGGGGGCCCACCACGACTCGTGGTCGCGGTACCACGCGATGGTGTCCGCGAGCCCGCTCTCGAAGTCCGAGTACTTCGGGGCCCAACCGAGCTCGGAGCGCAGCCGCGTCGAGTCGATCGCGTAGCGCAGGTCGTGCCCGGGCCGGTCGTTCACGAGGTCGTAGGCGTCGGTCGGCTGGCCCAGCTGGTCGAGGATCAGCTCGACGACGTCCTTGTTGTTCTTCTCGCCGTCGGCGCCGATGAGGTACGTCTCACCGATCACACCGCGCTCGAGGATCGTGAGCACCGCCGACGAATGATCGTTCGCGTGGATCCAGTCGCGCACGTTCTCGCCGCTGCCGTACAGCTTCGGACGCTCGCCGCGAAGTACGTTCGTGATCTGGCGGGGGATGAACTTCTCGACGTGCTGGTAGGGACCGTAGTTGTTCGAGCAGTTCGAGATCGTCGCCTGCACCCCGAACGAGCGGACCCACGCGCGCACGAGCAGGTCGCTGCCCGCCTTGGTCGACGAGTACGGGCTCGAAGGATTGTAGGGAGTCTGCTCGGTGAACCTCGCGGGATCGTCGAGTTCGAGATCGCCGTACACCTCGTCGGTCGAGATGTGGTGGAACCGGATCGCGTGCTTGCGCGCCGCCTCGAGCAACGTGTAGGTGCCGACGATGTTCGTCTCGAGGAACGGGCGGGGGTCATCGAGCGAATTGTCGTTGTGGCTCTCAGCCGCGTAGTGCACGACCGCGTCGTGCTCGGAGAAGAGCGCATCGACGAGCGCTGCATCCGTGATGTCGCCGTGCACGAACCGGAACCGCTCAGCGGGCAGCCCATCGAGGGAGGCGAGGTTTCCGGCATACGTGAGCTTGTCGAGCACCGTCACCGAATGTTCGGTGTGCTCGAGTACATAGTGGACGAAGTTCGAGCCGATGAAGCCGGCGCCGCCGGTGACGAGGAGTCTTGACACCCGGACATCCTACAGACCCAGCCTGCACGACCGTTCGAGCCATCAGCGACGCGGAGAGCCCGTTGATACACTGCTATCCGTGCAGATCCGCGAACTGAAGATCCCTGACAGCTATGAGATCACTCCGAAGCAGTTCGGCGACGATCGGGGCGTTTTCCTCGAATGGTATCGATTCGACAAGCTCGCCGAGATCGTCGGCCACTCGATCGACCTGAAGCAGGCGAACACCTCCGTCTCGAAGCGCGGGTCCGTGCGCGGCATCCATTTCGCAGATATTCCGCCCGGACAGGCCAAGTACGTGACTGCGCCCCGCGGTGCCGTTCTCGACTTCGTCATCGACATCCGCGTCGGCTCACCGACCTTCGGCCAGTGGGACTCCGTGCTGCTCGATGACGTCGACCGACGGGCGATCTACATAGCCGAGGGCCTCGGGCACTGCTTCGTCGCCTTGACCGACGATGCGACCGTGAGCTACCTCGTCACCGACACGTTCAACCCGGCTCGCGAGCACGGCATCAACCCGCTCGACCCCGAGGTGGGTCTCGAGTTCGGCATCGACCTCGAAGATGCACTGCTCTCGGTCAAGGACACCGAGGCGCCGAGCCTCGCCGAAGCGGCTGCAGCGGGCATCCTGCCGACATGGGAGGCCGCTCGGGCCTTCACCGACTCGTTGAACACGGGAGCATGACGATGCGCGGCATCATTCTCGCCGGCGGATCCGGCACCCGGCTCTGGCCGATCACCAAGGGCATCTCGAAGCAGCTGATGCCGATCTACGACAAACCGATGATCTACTACCCGCTCTCCACGCTCATGATGGCGGGTATCAGGGAGATCCTCATCATCACGACCCCCGAGTACAACGCGCAGTTCCGTGCCCTGCTCGGTGACGGAAGCGATCTCGGAATTCGACTCGAGTACGCTGTGCAGCCCTCTCCCGATGGTCTCGCGCAGGCGTTCATCATCGGGGAGGAGTTCATCGGTGACGAGTCGGTCGCACTCGTGCTCGGTGACAACATCTTCCACGGCACCGGACTCGGTTCGGCGTTGCGCACTCACACCGATATCGACGGGGCGCTCATCTTCGCGTATCAGGTGAGCGACCCGAAGGCGTACGGCGTCGTCGAATTCGACGACGAGTTCCGTGCGGTCTCGATCGAGGAGAAGCCCGCCGAGCCGAGGAGCAGCTTCGCGGTGCCTGGGCTCTACTTCTACGACAACCACGTCGTCGAGATCGCGAAGACGATCGAGCCGAGTGCGCGCGGCGAGCTCGAGATCTCGACGGTGAACGAGCGTTACCTCGATGCGGGCACGCTCAGCGTGCAAGTGCTCGATCGTGGCACCGCGTGGCTCGATACCGGAACGTTCGAGTCCATGATGCAGGCGTCCGAGTACGTGCGAGTCATCGAAGACCGCCAAGGGTTCAAGATCGGATGCATCGAGGAGATCGCCTGGCGAGCCGGATGGATCGACGACGCGCAGCTTGAGCGACTCGCGACACCGCTGGTCAAGAGCGGCTACGGCCAGTACATTCGCCAGCTGCTTTCGGCGGAACGCACCGCGTGACGATCTCTGCATAGTGGCTGACCTGTTGAGACGGGACGTCCTCTCGGCGCTGAAGAACCGATTCGCGATGACGCGTCTCGGGCGGGCGGCCATGCTGCGGTCTCGCATCGCTCGAGTCGTGGATTCGAACGCCCGGCTTCAGGGCGGGCTTGATCGGACCCGGTGGGCCGTGCGGATCTCAGCGCCGCTCGGCGCAGAGGGTGACCGATATGGTGATGTGCCGTTCGCGGAGGACCTCGCGGCGGCATTGTCGCGGTTCGTGGATTCCGCGCGCGTGATTCGTCTCGATGAGGCAGTCGCCGACGTCGACGTCGTCATCACGCTTCGGGGCCTTGCCCGGCTCGACCGCGTCGACGGAGCGGTCAACGTGCTCTGGGTCATCAGCCATCCTGAGCTCGTCACCGACGAAGAGCTTCGAGCGCATGACGTCGTCTATGCCGCCAGCGTCGGTTGGGCCGAACGGCGACGACGTGAGTCGCGAGTGCAGGTCGCCCCGCTCCTCCAGGCGACGAATCCCACGCGTTTCCGCCCCGATCCGGCCACTCGACAGCGAGCGGGGGTGCTCTTCGTCGGCACCACCAGGGGAATCGAGCGTCCTGCGGTGCTGTGGGCCGTCGATGCCGGTGCAGAGGTCGAGATCCACGGCCATGGATGGGAGGAGTACGTACCCGCTGAGCGGATCGCGTCGACGCATATGCCGAACCGAGTGCTCCCGAAGGCATACGCCGCGGCCGACGTCGTGCTCAACGATCATTGGAGCGATATGGCGCACGAAGGGTTCGTCTCCAACCGCGTCTTCGATGCCGTCGCTTCCGGGGCGGTCGTCGTTTCCGACCGGGTCGAGGGCCTCGATGAGATCAGTCCGGTGTTGATCCGGACGTTCGGATCCCGAGACGAACTCGCCGGGCTGCTTCGCGCGGAAGACCGCCCTGGTCTCGCTGAACGCGCGATCGAAGCTTCGCGCGTGGGGGCTGCGCACTCCTTCGACGTTCGTGTCTCGCGGATGGTCTCCGACGTGAACCGGCTCATCGGATCCAGCCGACGATTCTTCGGGTTGCCCCTGCGCGCGGCACCCAAGTCCCGACGACGCCGATCGTCGGCGTCGTGATGCGGTAGCCGATCAATCAGACGGAGCGCGCCTGGGACCTGGTACCGGATCAGATCACGCGGAACTCGGGCTTCGCATAGACGCTGCCGCTCGCGTCGGAATGCTCTGCGACGTTGAAGCTGAACGCCTGCGTGAGGTCGTGAAGGTGGCGACCCGCGTAGTCCATGAAGGAGACGTTGACGAAGTACTTCCCTCCACCGAGCATCGGCTCCAGCAGCTTCAGACTCACGGTGCGCCGGCCGTGGAGGGGATCAAGCTCGAGCGGCGATCGATCGGTGGATGCGCCATAGACCTTCTGGCCGGTCGCGTTGTCGATCTGAATGGCGCAGATCCACCGGTCGATTCCGGTCGTGTGCTCGAATTCGGCGACGATCTCGAGGTCCTCGCCAGCATGCAGCGTCGGATTGCGTTCGCCATCGTAACCCGCGAGGTGGGCGGACAGGACTCGGCCGTTCTCGAGCACGGGGTTC harbors:
- the rfbD gene encoding dTDP-4-dehydrorhamnose reductase yields the protein MRYLITGASGMLGRDVQAALGGRQVTALGRADLDITDLDAVVGAVRGHDVVVNCAAYTKVDDAETHEDAAYAVNATGAANLATAAASVGAKLVQLSTDYVFDGSASSPYPEDAPHDPISAYGRTKAAGERLALERNPGATFVVRTAWLYGAHGPSFAKTMLKLAASKETWGVVDDQVGQPTWTADLAARIVSMLDADVPAGIYHGTNSGQASWFEFARAVLDVAGLDADRITPVDSSGFVRPAPRPSYSVLGHGAWTAAGLTPMRSWRDALADAAGAGVLDTP
- the rfbB gene encoding dTDP-glucose 4,6-dehydratase is translated as MSRLLVTGGAGFIGSNFVHYVLEHTEHSVTVLDKLTYAGNLASLDGLPAERFRFVHGDITDAALVDALFSEHDAVVHYAAESHNDNSLDDPRPFLETNIVGTYTLLEAARKHAIRFHHISTDEVYGDLELDDPARFTEQTPYNPSSPYSSTKAGSDLLVRAWVRSFGVQATISNCSNNYGPYQHVEKFIPRQITNVLRGERPKLYGSGENVRDWIHANDHSSAVLTILERGVIGETYLIGADGEKNNKDVVELILDQLGQPTDAYDLVNDRPGHDLRYAIDSTRLRSELGWAPKYSDFESGLADTIAWYRDHESWWAPQKDATEARYKAQGQ
- a CDS encoding dTDP-4-dehydrorhamnose 3,5-epimerase family protein, producing the protein MQIRELKIPDSYEITPKQFGDDRGVFLEWYRFDKLAEIVGHSIDLKQANTSVSKRGSVRGIHFADIPPGQAKYVTAPRGAVLDFVIDIRVGSPTFGQWDSVLLDDVDRRAIYIAEGLGHCFVALTDDATVSYLVTDTFNPAREHGINPLDPEVGLEFGIDLEDALLSVKDTEAPSLAEAAAAGILPTWEAARAFTDSLNTGA
- a CDS encoding glycosyltransferase family protein — encoded protein: MLRSRIARVVDSNARLQGGLDRTRWAVRISAPLGAEGDRYGDVPFAEDLAAALSRFVDSARVIRLDEAVADVDVVITLRGLARLDRVDGAVNVLWVISHPELVTDEELRAHDVVYAASVGWAERRRRESRVQVAPLLQATNPTRFRPDPATRQRAGVLFVGTTRGIERPAVLWAVDAGAEVEIHGHGWEEYVPAERIASTHMPNRVLPKAYAAADVVLNDHWSDMAHEGFVSNRVFDAVASGAVVVSDRVEGLDEISPVLIRTFGSRDELAGLLRAEDRPGLAERAIEASRVGAAHSFDVRVSRMVSDVNRLIGSSRRFFGLPLRAAPKSRRRRSSAS
- the rfbA gene encoding glucose-1-phosphate thymidylyltransferase RfbA, with the translated sequence MRGIILAGGSGTRLWPITKGISKQLMPIYDKPMIYYPLSTLMMAGIREILIITTPEYNAQFRALLGDGSDLGIRLEYAVQPSPDGLAQAFIIGEEFIGDESVALVLGDNIFHGTGLGSALRTHTDIDGALIFAYQVSDPKAYGVVEFDDEFRAVSIEEKPAEPRSSFAVPGLYFYDNHVVEIAKTIEPSARGELEISTVNERYLDAGTLSVQVLDRGTAWLDTGTFESMMQASEYVRVIEDRQGFKIGCIEEIAWRAGWIDDAQLERLATPLVKSGYGQYIRQLLSAERTA